ACTAATTAACCAAAGTTTAATACAATTACAACTCAAAATAAATACAATGGAAATTggattacaaaagaaaatttagaaatcCTATTCTAtgcttttcttttccttgttggTACTCCTTTTTGTTATTACTCTTGCTATTGGCACCCACTCTTTGTGTATTTTGTAAACTCACTTGTTGTTGCACTCTTGTTTAACCTCTTAAATATATTCAAGTAAAATCTTCAAAATAGCACCTCCTAAGTGACTATGAACTCACCACAAAGGTTAGCTCCAACTTAATGTAGCACCGCTTTTGACAATTTTACCACCAATCAAAGAGGTCAACAAATTTCAAAGGAAAGAAacaaatcaatttggaattggacaacaacaaaggaagtaATTATATGAAACAACTTGAAAGAGTATTGAATGAATATGACAATCAAAAAATAAGGCACTCAAcaaaaggtggcacacaaattgaacctaaagaatgacactagaattgattaataaaaccaaaacagtaTTACTGTAATTTTGAGGCACAAAATatgtgacttaaaatatttatgctaAGCTGTATAGTtcgaatttgaatttgaaatttgaatcaCAAACATTtgaagatcttagctaaattttggcGCTGGACTCACACCAAAACAATGCAccaattaattttgataaactTTTTAAAACTGATGCtatttcaacattttttttcgCGTCAAAATTACACACTGattgtatttgatttatcatttttttctatttggaatttggcttcacttttttttttcacttttttctaACACTTCAATCTGTTTAGTtccagaatttcataatttttctccaacgaattttaatttcataagcaAAAACAACCAACACATAATCAAAAACAGAGGAAgcctaattctggaattaaaaacagttttaagaaatttcaaaaacacaatggaattgatatATAAGAACTTGTGTGGATCTAACActcaagcatgaactcaaatctaaaagaaaaatgcaccaaaggatcaagcaattcAGATTATAATCTGGActcaaaatcaaatcaagaaaccaaatcaatcaagaaaagtactactacgATTTGATGACAATTCTTGAAaacacatgacttgacaaaacacaattggattcaaaaatcaaaatgactcaaatcaacacaatatgaaccgattaaaattgcaataaagactcaaataaagCAAAAACAGAACAACACCACAATTAGgaacttaaaaacagtttgaaattggaaactcaagaacaatttgagtCAAATGCACCAATTAGAATTTTTCAAACATCAACATAAatcaaaaatgaaattaaaacagcaagacatGTAAGGAATATGATAAACAACGTGAAATTAAGaacaactcaaaattaaaatcaagagaaggcacttatctcttgaagaccataactcatgataccaAGTGATGGAAGAAGTGCCTTCATGTTGATGAAATTTGAATGGATGGTGGTGGAAGCTTATGAAAGAGGTGTGCAAGGatctcctaagaggtgtggtatccttgaaggtgcatgagatgTATGGTGAGTGATAGgtgaggcctaatcacttgGAGGGTGAAGAAAGAAGATCAAATGTCTATCCTAGGGAGAGTAGGAGACAAGAGCGACAttggcacaaatttggcagcaactCACTCATATGATTAATCTTGATATTACATGAGTCAAgtcctcttatttatagtgtttagagggctgaaaattcaaatgaaagtggagggaaattcaaatgagaagcatttgaatttggcgtcaattcctagtcacaaaggaagtgtgacttggtttctttctttggcatctcctaaatctacacctacaccttctttttatgtcacatggaaggtgtgacttatctttatacatttgcagctcttatatctatatctacacctccctttatgttatACTAAAAAACTTTAGTTTGCCCAAATCTTCTATGTGTTGGGCTTGAGTtcaagcttgaacttgtatttgggcttcgGCTTAGACCTCTGCCATCATCCCCTctctcttgaaaaggatttgtcctcaaatccaatgcttcttcttcttctttaatatGGGGTTGcgtgtggctggatggtttccatcactTTAGATAGACtttagaaataataaaattatatataaataaaataaaaaatgaaattggtATAAAATATTTGGAAACCTTTTATTCTTTACCAATTAATATTTTATCCAAAAAAAATTGGATATCTTACAAAAGtattaaacaattaattttaaaaaaacaacgTAAACAAATTGAATATTTGACCACTCAGTTATCATTTTTTTgcaaattttatcattttaaggcttttttttcattttccactaaattataattattttcacatattttatcatttaatcTTTTTTCTTTAGATTTTACAtcgtatttttctttttaaattttatgtattttattattatgttcataacaaaataatgttattttacataaattatactAAAACATGTTATTTTCTAAAGGAATGTCAAcacttttttcttaaaatttaactCCGATAAAATGCATAAAAGTTAGAGGTAGTAATGATAAaataatagatatttttttaataatgaaattcatgaaataataaatttaccattaagatgaagaaaaaaaaatgaaaaatttagtGATGACAATGTGGGAGGGGTTGTGCAGGTTGATTCGCAACCCAACAAGAAAAAACGTGAggtttattgtttattttaaccCACTAAACTAAGCTGCTTAGACCTACTTGCATAATTTTCAGTTTGTACATGTCAGGTCAATCCGCATAATCCGCATACCTTAAAATTTCACAATACTTACAAATAACACACAACTAGGTAAGCCAATCCTAAGTGTCAGTCCTCCTCCTCCGTAAAACCCTTATAATCCACATACCTTAAAATTTCACTTCAATACCTACAAATAACACACAACTAGGTAAGTCAATCCTAAGTGTTATTCCTCCTCCTACGTATAGTTCCTACTTTCGTTGCTAggacaattgttccttgtgtTCTTAGGGAGACTAGTCAAAATAATTCAATTGTTTAACAATAAATCCTTTGTATGATTAATGGAATTTCATTAAGATACATTTATAtctataactatttttttaaaaagttctGATGCAGGTCTACCCTTATACCAGGCGAGTCAATGGAACCAACGAACAATTTAATGTAAGCTCAATGAAACTAACGAACAAGATTTGAAAAAATCAAACTTGTTTAACTTGAtcttactaattatttttattttgttttattttttgttaacttatttattttttaaataggaTCAATCTGACCCACTAAATTTTATCTTCCAAATTTTTTTGCCAAATCTTAGCTAAATGGAAGAGGACTAGCGTTTATCGAACGAGAATAAAAGGATTACGAGAAcacagtttcttcctgcacccctacatttttcttcctgcactcccaAAATTTTGTAAACTCCGAAACTGACCCCACAATTTCGGGATCTGGGAGTGtgttacggattcatcaatccggaagtgaatcatgttACATTCTGGATGAGGGGATGTTCCGgaagcaaagtttgcataaattattgatttccagattgttgaatctggaagcctaatttctattatggattggtggatccggaatgattttttttcaattatggactTCTGAATTcagaatgcatattttgaattacggattggcggatccgaaataattttttcaattatggatgttttgtatttttttattttagattaacACTATCATTCTTCCTCACCCCTTCTTTTTTTGAAGAATACTGTTTTActccttttaaaaatgacttcctAATTGttctttccaaaatattttGGGAACATATTTTCTGGAACACATTTTATTAATTCCAGATTTACCAACCCAGAAATCAAAAAATGTATTCCAGAAAGAACATTCCATAATGATTTTTTGTCTTTCAGATTTTCTATTCCGGAAATACTCTTTGCTTACGGAATCCTTGTTCtggaaatattttttgtttacaAAACCTTTATTCTGGAATCACATAAAACTGTGAAAGAATAATTTcggtattttaaaaaaagtaggagtgtaggaagaaaaatataggggtgtaggaagaaacttCCTAAACACCATATAAACAGGTTTTTGGGCTGGGCCTAGAAATTAGTAGGACATTCCAACGgcggctgcttcttcctgcacctccataccttcttctctcacctccatatatttttgtaattccaaaaatgcccctctgtaatattccggattacataatccggaagtcatttttcaaatttgtaattagcttccggattatataatctagaagtcttttttcatatgcatgattactttccggattacataatctggaagtcttttttaacttccggattatgtaatccggaagtctttttttaaatgcatttccggattacataatccggaagctattctatgggggtggcacaagaaggataaaattgtattttcatgttgggtatggaggtgccagaagaagatatggaggtgcaggaagaaacagtctccAACGGCTAGCTCAAGTTAAAACATTTGTGATTAGAAAGCCGTTACGGTCTATTTATGGTTAATAAACGTTTTATGGAGTAACCACCTTCCCATTTCTCTCCTTCTTTGATTTTCCTTTCTCCATTCTTTCACCAACACTTTCCTCCTCCAAAACTCAGGTCAGTTTCTGTGTTtcacttctttctttctttttcctcaTTAAAGTGTTTGGTTCACATGTTGAAACATTTTTAGCtatgttattttattcttaGCATTGTTTAATGTTCAATATATGGTTTAGTGTCTTGCAAAATGCAATCTAAtcaattgaaattaaaaatgaaacCTGTCATGTTTCTTATGTTTCAAACataagaaacaaattgaaaatgAGGGTAGCACTATGGTAATAAGGATGAATCAATCAAACCTGAAATGGGAATTGGATTTGATATTAACTTCTAATGAACAATTTGTATGCAGCCATGATGATATTGTAATTCTTTCTAATTAACATTGGGATTGTGTTCCTTTTTCTATGCTTAAGACTTAAGAGAACCAAGCAAGCTGTGTTTGTAACATCTACAATTAGAGGTTCTAAATGTGAAGTTTTTCATGGGTTTCAACTTTGGAGGGCAGCATTGTGTCACATGAGAAATTATTAGATAGTTATAAGATCGTAATATCTACATAACACATacttaaaattttcaaatttacaaGAAAAGAGAATAATACTTGCATGTGAAGATTAACATAAATTATGATGGTTCCAAACATTTTCCTATGATAGATTATATATAGTTTTACTAGGAAGTACTCGAGTGATGAAGTCTGAGTAATATATTcctcaaattcaaaattatgttttataacataaatatttgGCATTATCGTTGTTGAAAGTCAGATTCATATGTTCTGTATTTTTTGTACCTCTGATTTATAAGCAAGAAGATCTGAGAAAATATTCTCTACTAAGGTGTATTCAGTGCTGCTGGCAAACAGGATTTTCTAGCGATGGATGTTTATGAAGAACTCGAAGAAGCTAAAGATGAAATCGAGAAACTCAAGCACAAAGCAAATCTACTTCAGAACATGAAGAAATCATATGATGCGCATACCAATCAGATACTGGAAGCTATTTTCAAATTTGAGAATCTGAATCAAGAACTGCTTCAAAAGGAAGATGAAATCAATGGCGCTGAGCAGATAAATGAAGATTTAACTGAtagtttaaataataaagagtCCACCAAGCATCTCAGTGCTGCAAATGATAAACTTGGAGCAGATTGTGATGAAAAGTTTAGAAGGTGGAAAGATGAAAAAAGAAGGTTGCTATTGCCGTTAGAGgaggaaaaagagaaaatgatgAACCAAGAACAACTGATGCTTGTGTGCAAAAAAGAGATTGAAAACCGGAAAGGATGCATTTCAGTTTCAAACAACAGGTGtttaaaaatagagaacaaTTTAAAGACTTCAAGAGAAATAAGAGAAACAGATGCCACGTTCCAGATGTTAGAGGAGGAAAACATGAAGGTGGAAGAACAATTACAATGGAAGAAGGAACAGTTTAATCATCAGGAAGAGGAGGATGAAACACTTAGAGACCAGTTTAAAGCAAGTAAGGAGGAGAGGGAGTTGGAAAAACATACATTGCTTGATGAGATTTCTTCACTGCAGTTATTGTTAGACTACCACCTGAGAAAATCAGATGATCTGGAATACCACTTACTCATGTGCAAACAAGCTCTTACTCACGAGGAAAGCCAGAGAAAGCGTCTGGAAGATGAAGTCTCAAATttgaagaaagagaaagaagagaagtgTTTTCAGCTGATGAAGCAGTTAGAGTTGAAAGATGCTGCTTTGCTCAGTGCCCAGAAAGATATCAATGAAGCAGCATGTTTGATGCTAGAAGAATCAACTAAATATCAACTCCTTGAAGAGAAAGTTTTGGACATGGAAGTTGGTTTCAAAGAACAACTTACGGAAGCTTATGATGCTTTAGACAGGGCAAACATTGAACTGGATGAGAGAATATGTGAAAGAAGTGAAATGGAGTTTGAATTGAGAATATGGAAGTCACTTGTTGAACGTTTGAAGAATGGTCTTGAAGAAGAGCTTGTCATGCGCAAAGAACTGGAAAATTCACTCCTTGATCAAGTAGATTTTAGTGAGAGCCTCAATCAAGAAAAGTATAGCTTGATTTCTAAGTTggtagagaaagaaaatgaaatagattGTCTGCAGCAACATGCTTTCCTATTTGAACAAGAACCAGAAGTAAAGGAAACAGAAACTTCTGTCCCAGCAAGAGGGTTAACATCTGAGTCGTCTGAAACTGTTGAAGTGAGATATCTCCAAATCATAGAGGAGAAGAACAAGATTTTAGAGGAGTTTCAAAAGGAGGTTCTTCGGCTAGAACAAGAATCGTACAGAAAACAATTTGAAAGTGCTGTGATTGCACAAAGAAATGTGGAAAGAACCAATGAGCACGAGAAAGAGAATCCTATCCAGATTATTGAGGGAAAGGATATGAGAACAGATGAGATCATGCATCAGGTGACTTCACTAGAACAGGAGTTCACTAGCAACTTGACCTCCATTTCTTCACAGCTAGTTGAGAAACAGGCTGAAATTATTCATGCCAAAGAAGCTTGCAATAAGATCACAGCAGCTGAGGTTCTAGCAGCTATTGAAATTGAAGAGAAGAAGTTGATGATAGACGAACTTGAGGATGATATATATGATATGGAGCAGAAACTGAAATTGCAAGAGGTAAATTGGAAGCAATCAGAACAGCTTGCATTGAATGTTGAAGAGGAAATGAATGCAAACCAATTCAAAGCGAAGGAGTTGCTTGACCGAATGGAGAACAAGATAAGAGGTTCAGATGTTTTTCTTCAAAAGGTCAAGATAGACAATAGAAGTTTGCTTGAAAGTGCTACAAGATTGTCATCAGAAAGGGATAACTTATTGGGTTTTGTTCAGGGATTAGATGATAAAATGTCTGAGTGCACTACTGTAGACACTCAACTAATGGATAGATTGAGAAGATTAGTGCAATCATTTGAGAATGATTTTCTAGGAATGAATTTCAGAAAGGATGAAGAATTGCTTGTGAAAAAGAATATGATGATGCATTCTTCCACGGGGATAAAGAAATCTGAAACCTTTTCTGATCTAAGATCACCATTTAAGCTGCTCAACATTTAGTTGCAATAGGGAAAATATTTGATAGAGAAATGAGATTTGCATCTCCTAGGACGAAAAATTGTAGAATATGAAGTTCATTTTCTTTACCCTGTTTTATGTCTATGTCTTTTTGTTGGGTTTCAAAACACTTGTGTCTTAAGTTATGCTTAGTTCTTCCATAAACCCCTTCTGACTTTCTTAGAAATTCACAGATTGTAAGACTTTTTCTAACTTTCAACTTTGAATCActgttttaaatttcttttaagaaCTTCATTATGATTTCGAAAACGGACAAAATTCATTTGTGCAAATATAAATTCCCTTTTAAGGATcctttaattttgaaagaaaattacAACTACTCTTATCTACGTGTCTTTTAAAAGTTGAATGAAACAGTCGTTACTTTTTTTAATCTCGTGTTCGTCTCAGtcaattatttcaaaatttgatttaaatatgtatttagTATGGTTTTAGTTCACTAATtacaaaatttcatttttttaattgtttaattttgtaaaatattatttttaacttttaaggTTAGGCGATGGTAAAATCAAAACTAATTCTCCTTCTTTAGTGAGATACAAAACAGGTATTTGcagaaacaataaataaataatagaagataaaaacaaaaatagaataatgaaaCTTATGATTTTTATCGTGGAAAAACCTTTTcaacttgaaaaataaaaattcacatATGTCTCTGCTATGAAAGTaagattataatatttgtttttcttattcaatCTCACCCAACAAGAATGAAATACATAGTCTCTCTAGCCTTTCACTAGGATTTTTAATTTCACACTATGGTGAATATCAACTTTCTCTTTTACTCTTCTCACTTACTTATTTGTATCTTCCTCATAAACTCCCTTTATATAgagaatgagaaaaaaaaacttctttaTAAAGAGATACCAAATAATTAATGCTTACATTTTTTAGTGTTATAATTTCAAGATTTTTATAATGACcatcattgaatatattcaatggaTCAGTTATCAAGATTCATTAGTCTTGGTCCCCAGATCCCCATTAGAATAAGGAGAGACTCTCAACATAACTCACCATTGTAAACATCATCAACTTTATCTAATGGAAGaactaaaaaaagtattatttaaacactaaaaatatatttaaggtatagtctacctatgtatcgtttttgttaacatatgagatTTGGTCTAATACCCccatatttttgtgttttttttaataatatttttttttcatgtgatgataaatgattgttgttaattgaggtgtcagcctagctgagatctatagtgatgtctaacatgaaagtttttatttaaaaaaaaaaatatatatatatatatttaaattgtaaaatttataaatgagtgagaaataataataataatgagctttgcatgtataatatatatatatatatatattatgtatatatatattatgtatatatatattatgtatgtATCTGTAtcttgtttttataaaatatacaattcAATTCTCTTCAACTCAAACTTCAATTTGAGTGAATTTTTTCGTTTCATACATcaaaatcttttatatttttgtgaGTTTGTTGTATGGATTGAGTTATGTTTTTAAATGTggaaaaagttaaatttatgcTAGTTTAAGATTGTAAATATATGTTTGGTATGTAAATAAGCtattatgaaagaaaaaataaagatgaTCTCTAAGCACCTTAATCTCATCTTAGTTTCTACAAATAAAGTTATTTGATAAACAAAACTCTTTACAATTAAGAGAGGAGTTAACTtgagctattttttttttgttagacTGAAATTATAATGAGAATTTTATTGAATTAGAGTGGTGTTAATTTAATTTGGATTGAGAGATTAACAAAAATGTGGATTATCTTAGTTGTGTACATATGGATGTATTGTGTGGATATTTAATTTGTATAGGTGgaataaaaaaaagacaaatttatactctaaataaataatacttaaaCTAAAATACACCACTCAAGCAACAAGTCTCATttatttatgtaaattaatttgaataattctatataatatataaaataattttaaaagtatgtATTTTGTGTTATTAACATAATTATGACGAGTTAAATATttgtgaataaaataaatatataagtagttaaaatacaatttgatgtaaatgaaaaattattaaatataatctaGCTATAAAATATGACATTAAATATTGAGATTTAATAAGAATATGAAATTATTGAAGGGAGTTGTGTAAAAAAGATTATTTTGTATATTGAACGTTTTGAGATGTTTGAATATTTTCgttcttattttttctttttatatgaaagtttttatctaaacagtttatttattaaacttatagactaaatatatttttctctttcttcaaaatttgattaaaggtactagtcaaaacattaaaattgaTCCTAGGCAATctttaaaaatttcaataaaaaaaagtctaaGTGACCATACAtcttgaatgcattaaaaatcACATAAGAatacattttttctttaatatatttatagataatttaaaattaataaattttaattttagtatgtaattgtttttgttttctttaaaactaaattttattattatcatcgtATAATACTAATTAACTGATTATATATTACTAAAtggttaaatatatataactctGTTGTGATAAAATATTAGTATGATAcctttcttttaaaattataaaataaatatatcttaaaattta
The sequence above is a segment of the Phaseolus vulgaris cultivar G19833 chromosome 2, P. vulgaris v2.0, whole genome shotgun sequence genome. Coding sequences within it:
- the LOC137809685 gene encoding uncharacterized protein At4g38062-like; its protein translation is MDVYEELEEAKDEIEKLKHKANLLQNMKKSYDAHTNQILEAIFKFENLNQELLQKEDEINGAEQINEDLTDSLNNKESTKHLSAANDKLGADCDEKFRRWKDEKRRLLLPLEEEKEKMMNQEQLMLVCKKEIENRKGCISVSNNRCLKIENNLKTSREIRETDATFQMLEEENMKVEEQLQWKKEQFNHQEEEDETLRDQFKASKEERELEKHTLLDEISSLQLLLDYHLRKSDDLEYHLLMCKQALTHEESQRKRLEDEVSNLKKEKEEKCFQLMKQLELKDAALLSAQKDINEAACLMLEESTKYQLLEEKVLDMEVGFKEQLTEAYDALDRANIELDERICERSEMEFELRIWKSLVERLKNGLEEELVMRKELENSLLDQVDFSESLNQEKYSLISKLVEKENEIDCLQQHAFLFEQEPEVKETETSVPARGLTSESSETVEVRYLQIIEEKNKILEEFQKEVLRLEQESYRKQFESAVIAQRNVERTNEHEKENPIQIIEGKDMRTDEIMHQVTSLEQEFTSNLTSISSQLVEKQAEIIHAKEACNKITAAEVLAAIEIEEKKLMIDELEDDIYDMEQKLKLQEVNWKQSEQLALNVEEEMNANQFKAKELLDRMENKIRGSDVFLQKVKIDNRSLLESATRLSSERDNLLGFVQGLDDKMSECTTVDTQLMDRLRRLVQSFENDFLGMNFRKDEELLVKKNMMMHSSTGIKKSETFSDLRSPFKLLNI